In Bactrocera neohumeralis isolate Rockhampton chromosome 5, APGP_CSIRO_Bneo_wtdbg2-racon-allhic-juicebox.fasta_v2, whole genome shotgun sequence, the genomic window TTGAACTATTTAGTTTTGCTTTTTGTGCTTATCAAGCATATCGATGAAGAAGCTGACTGCCGAAGAGTAGGCACTATCGTCGTCTATTCACTACGATCATTAAAACCACATACAACAGCCGAGCGGCAAGCATTCCAAGTTACGTTTCCTCGGCGTTAAGACGCGTGCTACCGAGAACACGCTAAACTGCAGACGGGGCAGACAACGGGCGCGCGGTTCTAACAACACCAAACATAAGCAAGTGGCTAGAACGCGGTGGCAGCGTTAAGAAACTGTTGAAAAGGCATACGAAATCACTTATATTTGCctagaaaaatacatataaatcagtgcaaagtgcaaataaaaacattgaaactaagaaaaaaaatattggaaaataatattgaagtaAGAACTGTAGAACTTTGAGACTTTTGTATGCGCGCAGACGTAAAAGTGTAGCGAATTTTCGGAGcgcaatacaaaaatatgtgcgattttcaaatttgtctataaaatctgaataatataaaattgtgtgcgcgaaaatgtttttcttacTGCAACCACGCTTGCTACTAACTGTGCTAGTATGCCTGCTGTGCGCCTTTACTTGGGCGCAGGAGCGCAATGTAATACTAGAGACCTTTGACTTTCTGCGTCGCGGCCAGATAGACGCAAATTTGGAAAACTACGACAATAACCTGCAAATGGAGAAGGAATATGATTTTATTGTTGTCGGCGCGGGTACAGCGGGTTGTGCAATAGCGGCGCGCTTGTCAGAGAATCCAAAATGGAAGGTGCTGCTGCTCGAAGCTGGCGGCCCAGAGAGTCTTATAATGGATGTGCCCATAGTGGCACATTTTTTGCAACTGGGCGAAATGAATTGGAAGTATCGCACGCAACCTTCGGATCACGCTTGCTTAGCTATGAACAACAATCGTTGCAATTGGCCGCGCGGCAAGGTTATGGGCGGCTCGTCTGTGCTTAACTATATGATGTATACGCGCGGTAATCGACGCGACTACGATCGCTGGGCAGAGTTGGGTAATGTTGGCTGGGGTTGGCGTGATGTGTTGCCATATTTCAAGAAATATGAAGGCTCCAATGTGCCAGATGCTGATGAGGATTTGGTGGGACGCAACGGTCCAGTTAAAGTGTCATATGTGAATTGGCGTTCAAAGATTGCCGAAGCCTTTTTGGAGGCGGTGCAGCAAGATGGTTTGCAACATCGCGATTACAATGGACACATTCAAAATGGTGTCAATTACTTGCATACGACCACGCGCAACTCAACCCGTTGGAGTTCGAATCGTGCCTATTTGTATCCGCTCAAGGGTAAACGCCGTAATTTGCACGTGAAGAAATTTGCTTTGGTCACAAAAGTGCTCATCGATCCAACTACAAAAACCGCTTACGGCATAATGGTGCGCACCGACGGACGCGAGCACAAAATACTCGCGCGCCGTGAGGTGATCGTTAGTGCTGGCGCCATAAACACACCGCAACTGCTCATGCTCTCCGGTGTTGGACCTGCGCAGCATTTGCGTGAGGTAGGCATTAAGCCGATTGTGGACTTGGCTGTAGGCTTTAATCTGCAAGATCACACAGCGCCTGCGGTAACGTTCACCACGAATGCAACATCGTTACATTTTGAAGATTTCGCCGATCCGACACTGGTGAATCGCTTTAATCGTCAGGAGGGTCCCTACGGTTCACCCGGCGGCTGTGAGGCTATGGCTTTCTGGGACTTGGACCACCCACAACTGAAGGATGGTTGGCCAGATATTGAACTGTTCTTGGTAGGCGGCTCAATGTCCTCCAATCCGGCCATATCGCGTGCCTTTGGTCTCAAAAAAATCATCTACGATTCCATGTTTGCGGAAATCGAAGACAAAGAACTCAATGCATTCATGATATTCCCCATGATATTGCGTCCTA contains:
- the LOC126759419 gene encoding glucose dehydrogenase [FAD, quinone]; the encoded protein is MFFLLQPRLLLTVLVCLLCAFTWAQERNVILETFDFLRRGQIDANLENYDNNLQMEKEYDFIVVGAGTAGCAIAARLSENPKWKVLLLEAGGPESLIMDVPIVAHFLQLGEMNWKYRTQPSDHACLAMNNNRCNWPRGKVMGGSSVLNYMMYTRGNRRDYDRWAELGNVGWGWRDVLPYFKKYEGSNVPDADEDLVGRNGPVKVSYVNWRSKIAEAFLEAVQQDGLQHRDYNGHIQNGVNYLHTTTRNSTRWSSNRAYLYPLKGKRRNLHVKKFALVTKVLIDPTTKTAYGIMVRTDGREHKILARREVIVSAGAINTPQLLMLSGVGPAQHLREVGIKPIVDLAVGFNLQDHTAPAVTFTTNATSLHFEDFADPTLVNRFNRQEGPYGSPGGCEAMAFWDLDHPQLKDGWPDIELFLVGGSMSSNPAISRAFGLKKIIYDSMFAEIEDKELNAFMIFPMILRPKSRGRIMLKSTDPQKYPLIYSNYYAHPYDVDISVRGVQKAISLINYPGFKKINAKVWNRRIPTCKGIEFGTRDYWECHVRHFTFTIYHYSGTAKMGPATDPAAVVDPRLRVYGIKNLRVADASIMPEIMSGHPNGPVFMIAEKAADMIKEDHGFKQ